In Hydractinia symbiolongicarpus strain clone_291-10 chromosome 4, HSymV2.1, whole genome shotgun sequence, the following proteins share a genomic window:
- the LOC130642362 gene encoding uncharacterized protein LOC130642362, with protein MAREMHNDEHVINRRQVDVQRHAAVRARRNAPYYNIARQNVLPNLYFLGAMDKKCDYCQALKFENENCFKCCHTGKVALDNLSPYPQQLGELLTNTDTVQAKNFQSNIRKYNSAVAFASFGANLRPPPGRGPPCFRICGQIWHRVGGLHPPEGQTPVFNQLYIYEAGRALNERMARQENNGCREDVMRTVQDVMDRVSPFAAAYRYMAEVEAEELNQAAAQNCAPSEVRMYMRVGNDRKRYNLPHLDEVAAVFVGQDGAPPGNRDVVIYPRGGDLQNISTMSANLDPMVYPLFFPRGEPGWHNRIPHVAVRATRTRNTTTMLQYYTYRLAAREYFSPIHYGKKLFQQYCVDSYVKVEGNNLNYIRASQTNLRVDSYEGLADHLNARAEKRGLQPGRIVVLPSSFQGSPRAMAQKYQDAMAVIGKFGKPDFFLTFTCNPKWREITENLFAGQRAHDRPDLVSRVFKLKLNELLKDVTERGVLGKTITHVYVIEFQKRGLPHCHLLIHLDPNDKLRDADDIDSVISAEIPN; from the coding sequence ATGGCTCGAGAAATGCATAATGACGAGCACGTTATTAATAGGAGGCAAGTTGATGTCCAAAGACATGCTGCTGTTCGTGCTCGCCGAAATGCGCCGTATTATAATATTGCACGTCAAAATGTATTgcctaatttatattttttaggtgcTATGGACAAAAAATGTGATTATTGTCAAgctttaaagtttgaaaatgaaaattgttttaaatgttgtcaCACTGGTAAAGTTGCATTAGATAATTTGTCTCCTTACCCTCAGCAGCTTGGGGAATTATTAACAAATACAGATACTGTTCAGGCAAAAAACTTTCAGTCAAATATACGTAAGTATAATAGTGCCGTTGCCTTTGCTTCTTTTGGAGCAAACCTTCGCCCCCCACCTGGCCGTGGACCACCATGCTTTCGTATCTGTGGTCAAATATGGCATCGTGTTGGGGGTCTTCACCCTCCTGAAGGACAAACCCCTGTTTTTAACcaactttatatttatgaagcagGTAGGGCTCTCAACGAAAGAATGGCACGCCAAGAAAATAATGGCTGTCGTGAAGACGTGATGCGAACTGTTCAAGATGTTATGGACAGAGTAAGCCCGTTTGCTGCTGCCTATAGGTACATGGCTGAAGTTGAAGCTGAAGAATTAAATCAGGCAGCAGCACAAAACTGTGCTCCATCTGAAGTGCGTATGTACATGAGAGTTGGCAATGACCGAAAGCGCTACAACTTGCCACATCTTGATGAAGTTGCGGCAGTATTTGTTGGCCAAGATGGAGCACCTCCTGGAAACAGGGATGTTGTTATCTATCCGCGTGGAGGTGATTTACAGAATATTTCCACAATGTCTGCAAACTTGGATCCAATGGTGTATCCTCTTTTTTTTCCAAGGGGTGAACCAGGTTGGCATAATAGGATACCTCATGTTGCTGTACGTGCAACCCGTACTCGCAACACTACTACAATGTTGCAGTATTATACTTACCGTTTAGCTGCTCGGGAATATTTCAGCCCGATTCATTATGGTAAGAAATTGTTTCAGCAGTATTGTGTTGATTCTTATGTTAAAGTTGAaggtaataatttaaattacatTCGAGCAAGTCAAACCAACCTTCGTGTTGATAGTTATGAAGGTTTAGCTGACCATTTGAATGCACGAGCTGAAAAGCGAGGCCTTCAACCAGGTCGTATTGTTGTTCTTCCTTCGAGTTTTCAAGGAAGTCCACGTGCCATGGCTCAAAAGTATCAAGATGCTATGGCAGTTATTGGTAAGTTTGGAAaacctgatttttttctgacttttaCGTGCAATCCAAAATGGCGTGAAATTacagaaaatttgtttgcaggCCAACGTGCACACGATCGGCCTGATTTAGTGTCtcgagtttttaaattgaaactaaaTGAACTCCTTAAAGATGTTACTGAAAGGGGAGTTCTAGGTAAGACTATAACACATGTGTATGTTATAGAATTTCAAAAGAGGGGTTTGCCGCATTGTCATTTGTTAATTCATTTAGATCCCAATGACAAACTTAGGGATGCAGATGACATAGACAGTGTTATTTCAGCAGAAATTCCTAATTAA
- the LOC130642363 gene encoding uncharacterized protein LOC130642363 has product MIHGPCGHLNPNSRCMEDGVCTKSFPKNFLASTVAEVNGYPLYRRRDNGIHINVNNVDVDNRWIVPYNPWLSKKYNAHINLEACMSVKSVKYLYKYIYKGHDCANIEINERIDHDEVQTFLDARYVSAPEAIWRLFEITMHQQSHVVHRLPVPLPNNHIVYFQQGQAEEALDRAADHATKLTAWFVLNAENHDARQYMYPDIPLHFVFNKNKVWKPRQRGHVSRMYSVSPRAGELFYLRMLLLHTPGATSFEDLRTVNGNVAETFRDACLLRGLLQDDTEWNNTLQEAVNFQMPRQLRQLFAVILTHCEPSDPFTLWTRYKDAMYEDYIRQMNEEHAEYRLLQDINSVLRQFGKSLTDYNLPHLDELPPAENIDVAMEAERASQLRAQLTDEQTALANAVIEAVVNVANNAAQNNRLFYLEGAGGSGKTFTYNYLISELTGRGFQVGTAAFTGRAATLLKKGTTIHRLFRLPVPIVENSTCKITPVSAYAAELRQKSLFLLDEASMIPKLAFHAIDRLLQDICNNELPFGGKVVLLGGNFSQLLPVVRKGKATEIVDMCLKSSPLWHLVKEFRLHRNMRTRPGEQQFAAWLLQLGKGVLPGSKNLSKAQLKCHPNV; this is encoded by the coding sequence ATGATTCATGGACCATGTGGACATCTGAATCCTAATTCCAGATGTATGGAAGATGGTGtttgcacaaaaagttttcCAAAGAACTTTTTAGCATCTACGGTAGCTGAAGTCAACGGATATCCATTATATAGACGTCGTGATAATGGTATACATATCAATGTCAATAATGTTGACGTAGATAATCGCTGGATTGTTCCATATAATCCATGGCTTTCCAAGAAATACAATGCACATATAAACTTGGAGGCGTGCATGTCTGTTAAATCTGTTAAATACctctataaatatatttataaaggtcATGATTGTGCCAACATTGAGATCAATGAACGTATTGATCATGATGAGGTGCAGACATTTTTAGATGCACGGTATGTCAGTGCACCGGAAGCCATATGGCGTCTTTTTGAAATTACCATGCACCAACAATCTCATGTTGTCCATAGATTGCCAGTGCCCTTGCCAAATAaccatattgtttattttcagcaAGGACAGGCTGAAGAGGCTCTGGACAGAGCTGCAGATCATGCTACAAAATTAACAGCTTGGTTTGTGTTAAATGCAGAGAATCATGATGCTCGCCAATATATGTATCCAGACATTCctcttcattttgtttttaataagaacaaagTTTGGAAACCAAGACAACGCGGTCATGTGTCCAGAATGTATAGTGTGAGTCCTCGCGCAGGTGAGCTTTTTTATTTACGTATGTTGCTATTGCATACACCTGGTGCAACTTCTTTTGAAGATTTACGAACTGTCAATGGCAATGTTGCTGAAACATTTCGTGACGCCTGTTTATTGCGTGGTCTCCTGCAAGATGATACTGAATGGAACAATACTTTGCAGGAAGCTGTTAACTTTCAGATGCCTCGACAATTAAGACAACTGTTTGCTGTGATACTTACTCACTGCGAACCTTCTGATCCTTTTACTTTGTGGACAAGGTACAAGGATGCAATGTATGAAGATTATATTCGCCAAATGAATGAGGAACATGCTGAGTACAGGCTGCTTCAAGATATTAATTCTGTACTTAGGCAATTTGGTAAATCTCTTACTGATTATAATCTTCCTCATTTAGATGAATTACCCCCAGCTGAAAACATTGATGTAGCTATGGAGGCTGAAAGAGCTTCCCAACTAAGGGCTCAACTTACTGACGAACAGACTGCACTGGCTAATGCAGTCATAGAAGCTGTTGTAAATGTTGCTAACAATGCAGCCCAAAACAACCGTCTGTTTTATTTAGAAGGTGCTGGTGGTAGTGGTAAAACCTTTACTTATAATTACCTTATTTCTGAACTTACAGGTAGAGGTTTTCAAGTTGGAACTGCTGCATTTACTGGCAGAGCagcaacacttttgaaaaagggTACGACCATTCATAGACTATTCCGGTTACCTGTTCCTATTGTAGAGAACAGTACATGCAAGATAACCCCGGTTTCTGCTTATGCTGCAGAATTGCGACAAAAGAGTCTATTTTTACTTGATGAAGCTTCCATGATTCCTAAGCTTGCTTTTCATGCAATAGATCGTCTTCTACAAGATATTTGTAATAATGAGCTTCCATTTGGAGGTAAAGTTGTTCTTTTAGGTGGTAATTTTTCACAGTTACTGCCTGTTGTCAGAAAAGGAAAAGCAACTGAAATTGTGGACATGTGTTTAAAAAGTTCTCCATTATGGCACTTGGTTAAAGAATTTCGATTACATCGAAACATGAGAACAAGGCCAGGAGAACAACAATTTGCTGCATGGCTTCTGCAACTTGGGAAAGGTGTTTTACCTGGGAGCAAGAACCTTTCCAAGGCGCAATTGAAGTGCCATCCCAATGTGTGA
- the LOC130642364 gene encoding uncharacterized protein LOC130642364 — protein MASSVVLTPTNDDSLIINDQVLALLPGEEKFILAQMMLCVMRRWNGINIRNININNGLCNGTRLIIRRLHDNCVDTEVLTGDAIGDRVLIQGCNLHLRIQVGILLRRPCFSHGQLYVAFSRARAFGDVRVSVVPSSRQGFFNRECYTQNVVYRQVLT, from the exons ATGGCATCATCTGTGGTACTAACACCCACAAATGATGACTCACTTATCATTAATGATCAGGTGTTGGCGCTGTTGCCTGGTGAAGAAAAGTTTATTTTAGCGCAGATGATGTTGTGTGTGATGAGGAGGTGGAACGGAATCAATATCCG aaacataaacataaataatgGTTTATGTAATGGCACTCGACTAATTATAAGACGTCTTCATGACAACTGTGTCGATACTGAAGTACTCACTGGCGATGCCATTGGAGATAGGGTACTTATCCAAGGGTGCAACTTGCACCTTCGGATACAG GTTGGAATATTGTTGCGCAGGCCATGTTTTTCTCATGGTCAGCTGTATGTTGCTTTTTCTAGAGCAAGAGCATTTGGTGATGTTCGAGTAAGTGTTGTTCCCTCATCCAGGCAAGGGTTTTTTAATAGGGAATGTTATACTCAAAATGTGGTTTACCGTCAGGTTCTTACATAA
- the LOC130642365 gene encoding uncharacterized protein LOC130642365 gives MIKLKEFYFIDTNHKNLLNGTAAIDLRLLSLNAPEINKHVTPKNTQKQINKIEKAPEQENKVPSLNQNSAEKINAPPLKAGFHTTAFCAQSNIGKFTDCQVKLHIDEKAPPVTQPERRIPNRQKVKQTVAKLESVGILEEVKGKPTPWLNPIVDIRAANKAITRLDTPHQLLTNRKENHAIQKVNFWGKQCAEELQHALQSILMDIEETANITDDILIYAKTTKDHDNILEKVFKRLAEEGLTLNLKICITIKISSSILVISSQLMASNRAKKNVSIKECKPCLTQKDAKYEWSPECETAFQTPKTLPSEDSCISYFDENKETLIYCDASPVGISAFLLQRTKGKADTKVVGYSSRSLNKTEMRYSQIERKH, from the exons ATGATAAAACTAAAAGAGTTTTACTTCATCGATACAAATCACAAAAATCTTCTGAACGGTACAGCGGCAATTGATTTAAGATTGCTTAGCTTAAACGCGCCTGAGATCAACAAACACGTAACTCCAAAAAATACTCAAAAGCAGattaataaaatagaaaaagcaCCCGAGCAGGAGAATAAAGTACCCAGTTTAAACCAGaatagtgctgaaaagataaacGCACCGCCCCTTAAGGCCGGTTTCCATACAACTGcattttgcgcccagtc aaacataggCAAGTTTACAGATTGTCAAGTAAAGTTACATATAGATGAAAAAGCACCACCAGTCACTCAACCAGAACGCAGAATTCCGAATAGACAAAAAGTCAAGCAGACAGTGGCTAAACTTGAATCCGTCGGAATACTAGAAGAAGTGAAAGGGAAACCTACACCTTGGTTGAACCCTATAGTAGATATTCGTGCAGCAAACAAGGCGATTACGAGACTCGATACCCCACACCAGTTATTGACG AACCGAAAAGAGAATCATGCAATACAGAAGGTTAATTTTTGGGGCAAACAGTGTGCTGAAGAACTCCAACACGCCCTTCAATCCATCCTTATGGACATTGAAGAAACAGCAAATATAACTGACGACATATTGATCTACGCCAAGACAACAAAAGACCATGATAACATACTGGAAAAAGTCTTCAAAAGGTTAGCTGAAGAGGGACTAACCTTAAATTTAAAGATATGTATTACGATAAAAATAAGCTCGAGTATTTTGGTTATATCTTCTCAGCTGATGGCATCAAACCGAGCCAAAAAAAACGTCAGCATTAAAGAATGCAAACC ATGCCTAACACAAAAAGATGCGAAGTACGAATGGAGTCCAGAGTGTGAAACCGCATTCCAAACCCCGAAAACGTTACCGTCAGAAGATTCATGCATTTCCTACTTCGACGAGAATAAAGAAACATTGATTTATTGTGATGCCAGTCCAGTAGGCATATCCGCTTTTTTGTTACAGAGAACTAAAGGAAAAGCTGACACAAAAGTTGTAGGTTATTCCTCCAGATCGCTAAACAAAACAGAAATGAGATATTCCcaaatagaaagaaaacattAG
- the LOC130641982 gene encoding uncharacterized protein LOC130641982 encodes MYMIKIRTIEDGQQLYVKDMHKEHNHAVNKACFEHLPQQRRITDVDTSAEITKMLQLKASKKLLQNHVSKVAGKNVLLKNLHNIQAKMAGRSKNDVESLIREMRSVPGATVKVIVDSEDTLNAICYQDMEMRKAFSAYPDLLMLDATYKLNDLRMPVYLLICVDADGESEIVGVWIVMNKEKSTIVRMSECFKKHNPNHNQIEVVVIDKDMMERDTLKEQFPRASIQLCLFHTLRAFKREITTIKMGSHKIR; translated from the exons ATGTATATGATAAAAATTAGAACAATTGAAGACGGTCAACAACTATATGTGAAAGATATGCACAAAGAACATAACCACGCTGTCAATAAG GCATGTTTTGAACATTTACCGCAACAACGCCGTATAACCGATGTAGATACGTCAgctgaaataacaaaaatgcTTCAGTTGAAAGCAAGCAAGAAACTTTTACAAAATCACGTTTCTAAAGTAGCAGGGAAAAACGTTTTGCTGAAAAATCTTCACAATATCCAGGCGAAAATGGCAGGTAGAAGTAAAAATGACGTCGAGAGTCTTATCAGGGAAATGAGAAGTGTGCCTg GAGCCACTGTGAAAGTTATTGTTGACAGCGAAGATACATTGAACGCTATATGCTATCAGGACATGGAGATGAGAAAAGCTTTTTCTGCTTACCCAGATCTGCTTATGTTAGACGCAACCTACAAATTAAATGATTTGCGAATGCCAGTATATTTGTTAATATGCGTGGATGCAGATGGAGAAAGCGAGATTGTGGGTGTTTGGATAGTAATGAATAAGGAGAAATCGACAATTGTCCGCATGAGTGAATGTTTCAAAAAACACAATCCTAACCATAATCAGATAGAAGTAGTGGTCATTGATAAAGACATGATGGAAAGAGATACCTTGAAAGAACAGTTTCCTCGTGCATCTATACAGTTATGCTTGTTTCACACACTGAGAGCTTTCAAACGTGAGATCACGACAATAAAGATGGGCAGCCATAAAATCAGATAA